A portion of the Hymenobacter gelipurpurascens genome contains these proteins:
- a CDS encoding DMT family protein, whose product MKSLYTVALLTISNLFMTFAWYGHLQFKKISWLHGLGLVGVILVSWGLAFFEYVFQVPANRIGFEENGGPFNLFQLKVIQEVVSLTVFTFCAVYVFKTDKLAWNHVVGFALLVAAVYVIFRKW is encoded by the coding sequence ATGAAAAGCCTCTATACAGTAGCCCTGCTCACCATTTCCAACTTGTTCATGACGTTTGCCTGGTACGGGCATCTGCAGTTCAAGAAAATCAGCTGGCTGCATGGCCTAGGCCTGGTCGGCGTGATTCTGGTTAGCTGGGGCTTGGCCTTTTTTGAGTACGTGTTTCAGGTGCCGGCCAACCGTATTGGGTTCGAGGAAAACGGTGGCCCCTTCAACCTGTTTCAGCTCAAAGTCATTCAGGAGGTAGTGTCGCTTACGGTGTTTACCTTTTGCGCCGTGTACGTGTTCAAAACTGATAAACTAGCCTGGAACCATGTGGTGGGCTTTGCGCTGCTGGTGGCGGCGGTGTACGTCATTTTCCGGAAGTGGTGA